From a region of the Calliphora vicina chromosome 4, idCalVici1.1, whole genome shotgun sequence genome:
- the Ypel gene encoding protein yippee-like, with protein MVKTFQSYLPSTNRTYSCVHCRAHLASHDELISKSFQGSQGPAYLFNSVVNVACGQTEERVLLTGLHAVADIYCECCKTPLGWKYEHAYESSQKYKEGKYIIELAHMIKENGWD; from the coding sequence atggttaaaacattTCAATCTTATTTACCGTCCACCAATCGGACCTACTCATGTGTTCACTGTCGAGCTCACTTGGCCTCACACGATGAGCTTATCTCAAAATCATTTCAGGGCAGTCAAGGACCCGCCTATCTCTTTAATTCTGTAGTTAATGTGGCCTGTGGTCAGACAGAAGAAAGAGTACTGCTAACCGGTCTGCATGCCGTGGCCGACATCTACTGTGAATGTTGTAAAACACCGTTGGGTTGGAAATACGAGCATGCCTACGAATCGAGTCAAAAATACAAAGAGGGTAAATACATCATAGAATTAGCACATATGATTAAGGAAAATGGCTGGGATTGA